TCCATGTATTACTTGTCCGCCAGTTGCATTTCTTGGCACTACAAACTGAATACCATCTACTTCTGTTCTAATTTTATCTACATCTCCCAATGTTAAATTAATTTGTCTTCCTTCTTGAAAACCTTTAAAAGGCATAGAAGTTCTACTTCCAGACATAAAAACACTGTTGGTAGCAAAATCGCCAAACATGCTATTAAAACTATTTTCAATTCCTTTAGCTGCACCCAATAAACCTACCAATAAAAGGATTCCCCAAAATGCACCAAAAATGGTAATTGCAGTTCTGGTTTTATTCTTACGAATACTACCATAAATTTCTTGCCAAGTATCTTTTTCGAATAAAAATATCATAGTTAATCTGCGTTTAATGCTTCAACGGGTTTAATTCTTGCTGCTTTTTTGGCAGGTAAATATCCTGCAATTAAACCGGCACAAACAAGTGTTAAGGTTGCTCCTATAACTACGGGCTGAGAAACACTAGGGTTTAAAATAAAATACTTTTCTAAACTAGGACCTGCAAGTTTTAAAATTCCAACTCCAATTAACAATCCAACATAACCAGAAATTGCAGTTATAAATACAGCTTCTTGCATAATCATACCAACAATCATTTTTGGTGTAGCACCAACTGCTTTTCTTATTCCTAATTCTTTTGTTCTTTCTTTTACAATGTACACCATAATGTTGCTAATACCAACAACACCAGCTATTAAAGTACCAAAACCAATTACAAGAATTAAAATACTTAAACCAAACATCATCCCAGAAACTTCTTTGTTATTTGTAGCATAATTGTCTAACCCAATTCCTCTTTGATCATTAGGAGAAACATTGTGTTTTTTCTTTAATTCTCTATGCATTTCACTACTAAAAGCAATTGCTTCATCGATACTTAAATTTGGATTATACGTAATACCAAAATCATCTATATGGTCATTATTACCATATAATTTTTGCATGGTTGTAAAAGGTGTGTAAATATATCTTTCATCACTATCTCCTCCTGGATCAGAGAAAACACCAATTACCTGATACATAATGCCTCCAATATTTAGTTGTTTACCATACGCACTTATTTGACCAAATAAATCCTTTTCAACCATTCTACCAATTACTACAACTTTTGCTTTTTCATGAATATCTCTATAGTTTAAAAATCGTCCTTCGGTAACTTCTGCAGATTCTAAAACATAATATTCTGGATATACTCCTCTTACCGAGTAATTGTCTTTTTCATCCTTATAAACAACATTTTCAGATCTCTG
The nucleotide sequence above comes from Polaribacter butkevichii. Encoded proteins:
- a CDS encoding ABC transporter permease is translated as MFDLDRWREIFQSISKNKLRSALSGFTVAFAILLFTLLFGIGNGLQNTFKNEFAKDAMNSIYIWTNNTTKAYKGNQIGRKVQFKNEDFTYIKETFGDKIQTISPRIQRSENVVYKDEKDNYSVRGVYPEYYVLESAEVTEGRFLNYRDIHEKAKVVVIGRMVEKDLFGQISAYGKQLNIGGIMYQVIGVFSDPGGDSDERYIYTPFTTMQKLYGNNDHIDDFGITYNPNLSIDEAIAFSSEMHRELKKKHNVSPNDQRGIGLDNYATNNKEVSGMMFGLSILILVIGFGTLIAGVVGISNIMVYIVKERTKELGIRKAVGATPKMIVGMIMQEAVFITAISGYVGLLIGVGILKLAGPSLEKYFILNPSVSQPVVIGATLTLVCAGLIAGYLPAKKAARIKPVEALNAD